GGCCACCGATCGGCAGTTCGCCGGAGACGATCGGCTGCTCGGTATCGACCTCGGATTGGAGCGCATGTGCCACCGTTCCAATCACCATTTCCGCCGCCGCGGACGACATTTCTCCGGCTGGTGCGACGCCATGGCCAAGCCGTTCGATGAACAGTTTGCCGTCCGGATTGAGCATGATTTCGACAACAGTCGAATCATCGAGCGCGACGCAGAGCTGATCGCCGAGCGCCTCCTGAAGCTTGCGGACGAGTCGAGGATGAGAGCGAAGCTGGTTCACGGTTTTCTCCTTATGCTGCCTGACCCAGCGGACCATTGAATTGCGAGCGATAGCTGGACGGGCGGAGCCTCAGAAATGTCTCCACGTTCGCCGGAAGGATCCCTGCGATGGCTGTAGTTACGCCGATACGGCTCGGGTCGCCAATGCGCTGAAGCGGCCAACCAACACGACCGAGAATGCGTTCGAACCGCAGGTCGGTCACGGTAACAATCTCGGTAATGGCGCTCACGAGGCACCACTCGATGATGCCCGCAAACATCGTCAGCGTTGCCTCATGCACCGATCCCGATCCCCTGCCCTCTTCAAGGGTCGTATCCACGCAGAAGCGGGAGCTCTCGATCATCGCAGGGTGTGCGTTCAGTCCGTCGCTCGGTAGCAGCGACGGAAAGATGTTCGTCACCATCGTCGGGCCAACGGCCGGCAGAAGCCGCGCGCAGCCGCTCACGTTGCCGAGGTCGGAGACGGCCAGGATGTAGGTGGGGTCAAGAGTATCGAAGCCGTCCGATTCCTCGCCATCTGCGACGTTGACCTCCCAGCCCAACCGCTCTGCGAAGACGCGAGCGCGTAGCTGGTGATGTTGCTGGATGAGCCGAGCTTCGTGAACATTCCGCGGTTTGTTGAGCGCGAAAACCTGCATGAATTTCTCCGTCGTCGTTGATCGGCGGAGAAGTCAGCATGGAACTGTATTGCGCGGTAGTTGGAGGATCCTGCAATGTTTTGCGAGTGAGTCGCACCGCAGTGGCCGCGGAGGAGGTCGCTTTGCGCCCAACGCGGCTAGTTAGGTTTGCAGGATTCACAGATAAACAGATCGAGAACATAGCCGAACGTCTGGCAGGTTAACGCCATGATTATTAACGAGGAATCGAGGGCTATCAATTTTTCCGACGCGGCGTTGTTAACCTTTCGTTAACCTAAAACCGCTTGCTCAAAATTCAGAATCGGCTCTAATGGTTAGTGGCGGAACTTTACCGGTTTCGCGAAAAATACCGCCACTTGCAGGAAATGGGTTTTGAGATGGCGAAGACCGCCGCAAAAACAGCGCCAGTCGTTGAAGGATTGACCGCACTGATGGAGCGTCACGCCGACGCCCTCTCCAGCCAACTTCAGGCGCATCATCTCAAGGTCTTTCCGCCGACGGCCGAAAAAGGCATTCGATCCTTTGCGCCGTCAGAGGTCTCAAAACTGCTCGGCATCGGTGAGTCTTATCTTAGGCAGACTGCTTCGGAAATGCCGGAGTTGCATGTGAGCATGAGCCCTGGCGGCCGACGCACCTTTACGATCGAAGATATTCATGCAATCCGCAAGCACCTGGACCAGATCGGCCGCGGGAACCGGCGCTACCTGCCCCACCGTCGGGAGGGCGAGCAGCTTCAAGTTATCTCGGTGATGAATTTCAAAGGCGGTTCGGGCAAGACGACGACAGCCGCGCATCTGGCGCAATATCTGGCGATGCGTGGCTATCGCGTTCTGGCCATCGATCTCGATCCCCAGGCAAGCCTTTCGGCGCTCTTCGGCAGTCAGCCAGAAACCGACGTCGGTCCGAATGAAACCCTTTATGGCGCCATCCGGTACGATGACGAGCAGGTTCCGATCGAGCAGGTTGTGCGAGGAACTTACATTCCGGACCTCCATCTCATTCCGGGCAATCTTGAACTGATGGAGTTCGAGCACGACACACCGCGCGCCCTGATGAACCGAAAGGAAGGCGACACGCTCTTTTACGGTCGGATCAGTCAAGTCATCGAGGACATCGCGGACAACTACGATGTCGTCGTCATCGATTGCCCTCCCCAGTTGGGCTATCTCACGCTTTCGGCATTGACCGCCGCGACGTCGATCCTGGTCACTGTCCATCCGCAGATGTTGGACGTGATGTCGATGAATCAGTTCCTGGCGATGACCTCGAATCTCCTGCGCGAAATCGAGAATGCGGGCGCTCAGTTCAAATTTAATTGGATGCGCTACCTCATCACGCGCTTTGAACCGAGCGACGGGCCCCAGAACCAGATGG
This genomic stretch from Rhizobium gallicum bv. gallicum R602sp harbors:
- the repA gene encoding plasmid partitioning protein RepA, translating into MAKTAAKTAPVVEGLTALMERHADALSSQLQAHHLKVFPPTAEKGIRSFAPSEVSKLLGIGESYLRQTASEMPELHVSMSPGGRRTFTIEDIHAIRKHLDQIGRGNRRYLPHRREGEQLQVISVMNFKGGSGKTTTAAHLAQYLAMRGYRVLAIDLDPQASLSALFGSQPETDVGPNETLYGAIRYDDEQVPIEQVVRGTYIPDLHLIPGNLELMEFEHDTPRALMNRKEGDTLFYGRISQVIEDIADNYDVVVIDCPPQLGYLTLSALTAATSILVTVHPQMLDVMSMNQFLAMTSNLLREIENAGAQFKFNWMRYLITRFEPSDGPQNQMVGYLRSIFGENVLNFPMLKTTAVSDAGLTNQTLFEVERGQFTRSTYDRALEAMNAVNDEIETLIKKAWGRTT
- the traI gene encoding acyl-homoserine-lactone synthase — encoded protein: MQVFALNKPRNVHEARLIQQHHQLRARVFAERLGWEVNVADGEESDGFDTLDPTYILAVSDLGNVSGCARLLPAVGPTMVTNIFPSLLPSDGLNAHPAMIESSRFCVDTTLEEGRGSGSVHEATLTMFAGIIEWCLVSAITEIVTVTDLRFERILGRVGWPLQRIGDPSRIGVTTAIAGILPANVETFLRLRPSSYRSQFNGPLGQAA